One genomic segment of Spiroplasma endosymbiont of Poecilobothrus nobilitatus includes these proteins:
- a CDS encoding fructose-bisphosphatase class II yields MIILNKPRHQKIIKTIRQLGIKVELINEGDVLGTIDVVLKKTDFLYGIVVVHQKEF; encoded by the coding sequence ATCATTATTTTAAATAAACCTCGTCATCAAAAAATAATAAAAACAATTCGTCAATTAGGCATTAAGGTTGAATTAATTAATGAAGGAGATGTATTAGGAACAATTGATGTTGTTTTAAAGAAGACTGATTTTTTGTATGGAATTGTGGTGGTGCACCAGAAGGAGTTCTAA
- a CDS encoding IS1/IS1595 family N-terminal zinc-binding domain-containing protein, with amino-acid sequence MEKIIEELINSLTDDQFLEFHEKVKKEAELIKKQKRLNEIDQKFRDKGIKCPNCQSFYCVKNSHNPEGKQKYLCKKCRASFDAFRDHFTYWSHLNYEQWNLLIQISLLGQYSKMISHFIKTSPKTAWYNRQKIMK; translated from the coding sequence ATGGAAAAAATAATTGAAGAATTAATAAATAGTTTAACAGATGATCAATTTTTAGAATTTCATGAAAAAGTCAAAAAAGAAGCAGAATTAATTAAAAAACAAAAACGCTTAAATGAAATTGATCAAAAATTTAGGGATAAAGGTATTAAATGTCCTAATTGTCAATCTTTTTATTGTGTTAAAAATAGTCATAATCCTGAAGGAAAACAAAAATATTTATGCAAAAAATGTCGTGCTAGTTTTGATGCTTTTCGTGATCATTTTACGTATTGAAGTCATTTAAATTATGAACAGTGAAATTTATTGATTCAAATTTCATTATTAGGGCAATATAGTAAAATGATTTCCCACTTTATTAAAACATCACCGAAAACCGCTTGATATAATCGCCAAAAAATAATGAAATAA